One part of the Treponema peruense genome encodes these proteins:
- a CDS encoding MATE family efflux transporter, with protein MYFSKLNSDGTENYRFTIVKIALPIILSSLISQVQMLIDRIFLGKLDVIYMSAVGNATAPMWTTISAIFALTTGTTILASQAIGKEDNTKALEFMASLFKYNNFLSIILFIFWALCPKLVYTAMGVSPEVMVYAVQYTVIYSPVFVVTGIGAGINSLLQVCSYTKPLVVTGIIRSLLNVVLDWLLIFGNCGFPAMGVAGAALATTIAEFAGGTVLILIVVKSKRLEHRPSIAQICSAKLRPFIDAIKMGFPSAAEDFAWNIGNLLLIRILNFISPVAAGVYTIVFGIEVIPVAIFGSLGNATLTLTGRETGKKDFVQLHKIVHTVMAWAIIVSFANLALYVLFPKPIMGLFTKDASIISMALVYITIIGIDLFPKSLNIIVGSGIRGFGDTKWMLFTQLFGTVFVVAIASLLVFVLKLGIAGVFAAVVCDEAVRCIINTIRFKRIGKVEPEKSK; from the coding sequence ATGTACTTTTCAAAACTTAATTCAGACGGAACAGAAAACTACAGGTTCACAATCGTAAAAATTGCACTTCCAATAATACTCAGTTCCCTGATTTCACAGGTTCAGATGCTTATAGACAGAATTTTTCTGGGCAAACTGGACGTTATTTACATGAGTGCCGTAGGAAACGCAACTGCACCTATGTGGACTACAATTTCTGCCATTTTTGCACTTACAACCGGAACAACAATTCTTGCAAGCCAGGCAATCGGAAAGGAAGACAATACAAAAGCCCTCGAATTCATGGCGTCGCTGTTCAAATACAACAATTTTCTTTCTATTATATTGTTTATTTTCTGGGCATTGTGTCCAAAACTTGTCTATACAGCAATGGGCGTCTCTCCTGAAGTAATGGTATATGCTGTCCAGTACACCGTAATTTATTCCCCGGTCTTTGTTGTAACAGGAATAGGTGCCGGAATCAATTCTTTGCTTCAGGTATGTTCCTATACAAAACCGCTGGTTGTTACAGGAATAATCCGTTCACTGCTCAACGTGGTTTTGGACTGGTTGCTTATTTTCGGGAACTGCGGCTTTCCGGCGATGGGTGTTGCCGGAGCGGCTCTTGCGACAACAATTGCAGAATTTGCCGGCGGAACAGTACTTATTTTAATCGTAGTAAAATCAAAAAGGCTCGAACACAGACCGTCAATTGCACAGATTTGTTCGGCCAAATTAAGGCCTTTTATTGACGCAATAAAAATGGGGTTCCCGTCAGCAGCAGAAGATTTTGCATGGAATATAGGAAATCTTCTTTTGATAAGAATACTCAATTTCATAAGCCCGGTTGCTGCAGGTGTCTACACGATTGTATTCGGAATAGAAGTTATTCCGGTTGCAATATTCGGTTCGCTGGGAAATGCAACGCTAACTTTAACAGGACGTGAGACCGGAAAAAAAGATTTTGTTCAGCTTCACAAAATTGTTCACACTGTAATGGCATGGGCAATAATTGTATCTTTTGCAAATCTGGCGCTTTATGTTCTTTTCCCCAAGCCGATAATGGGTCTGTTCACAAAAGATGCTTCAATAATTTCAATGGCTCTGGTCTATATTACCATAATCGGAATAGATTTGTTCCCCAAGTCACTTAACATAATTGTCGGGTCGGGAATACGAGGCTTTGGCGACACAAAATGGATGCTTTTCACCCAGCTTTTCGGAACAGTTTTTGTTGTTGCAATAGCGTCACTTCTGGTCTTTGTTCTTAAACTGGGAATTGCAGGTGTATTCGCCGCCGTTGTCTGTGACGAAGCCGTGCGCTGTATAATCAATACGATAAGATTCAAAAGAATAGGAAAAGTTGAGCCTGAAAAAAGTAAATAA
- a CDS encoding ABC transporter ATP-binding protein, which produces MMDLKNIGITFNAGTPDENRALHDINLTINKGDFITVIGSNGAGKSTLYNLISGTYFPTCGTITLDTETGKKDITHEKEYRRAKYIGRIFQNPLLGTAGKMSLEDNMVIASKKGFKGLSISLNNKMREHFKEQLSILNMGLENRLNDNVEQFSGGQRQALTLLMAVMSRPSLLLLDEHTAALDPTNAAIIMELTKKFAAEYNLTVMMVTHNMQHALEYGTRLLMMDGGEIILDIGSEEKKSLTMDGIVEKFRQIKNKSLTSDRILLQ; this is translated from the coding sequence ATGATGGACCTCAAAAACATAGGCATAACTTTTAACGCAGGAACACCCGATGAAAACCGTGCGCTTCACGACATAAATCTTACAATAAACAAAGGCGACTTTATTACGGTCATAGGTTCAAACGGCGCCGGAAAGTCAACACTTTACAATTTGATTTCGGGAACGTACTTTCCAACCTGCGGAACAATTACGCTCGACACAGAAACAGGCAAAAAAGACATCACGCATGAAAAAGAATACCGCAGGGCAAAATACATAGGACGCATTTTCCAAAATCCGCTTTTGGGAACAGCCGGAAAAATGTCCCTTGAAGACAACATGGTAATTGCTTCAAAAAAAGGATTCAAAGGACTTTCCATAAGCCTTAACAACAAAATGCGCGAACACTTTAAGGAACAGCTTTCAATTCTAAACATGGGACTTGAAAACAGACTGAATGACAACGTGGAACAGTTTTCGGGCGGTCAGCGTCAGGCTCTGACTTTACTTATGGCAGTAATGTCGCGGCCGTCACTTTTGCTTTTGGACGAACACACGGCAGCACTTGACCCGACAAACGCCGCAATTATAATGGAACTTACAAAAAAATTTGCAGCAGAATACAATCTTACCGTCATGATGGTAACCCACAACATGCAGCATGCGCTCGAATACGGAACACGTCTTTTGATGATGGATGGCGGTGAAATAATTCTGGACATAGGAAGCGAAGAAAAAAAATCACTTACCATGGACGGAATCGTAGAAAAGTTCAGACAGATAAAAAACAAATCCCTTACGAGCGACCGCATTCTTTTGCAATAA
- a CDS encoding DNA repair helicase XPB, translated as MPRTDNPLIVQSNRTLLLDVHAPLSEECRNALIPFAELVSSPEHLHTYQITPLSLWNAAGAGFSGEDAVAVLEKYSRYDIPQSVIMWIKESAGRFGKLRLVPAPSEKNFQTGEDEEFLYLVSESPYVYKEIEANPAAKKMLVPCEYIAPENALKNVTQNEMRYCFKLLLTDRGTIKQNLLKLGWPVKDDVPLVDGEPLEFSLRKTTLSGKKFEIRRYQSEAAQSIVGDRGPGTGFGTIVLPCGAGKTIVGITIMDMLRTNTLIVTTNISAVHQWISELLDKTTLTKEQISEYTGESKTICPVTVATYQILTWRPEKTGPYPHFSLFRKKGWGLVIYDEVHMLPAPVFRVAAELQAVRRVGLTATLVREDGCEGHVFSLVGPKRYDVPWKELERDKWIASAECVEVRLDLDSSKEIEYAVAGSRIKHRIASENPVKTEVVRELVTKYSEDKILVIGQYIDQLQKLSQELNAPIITGKTPNAERDRIYSEFRNGTIRVLVVSKVANFAIDLPDASIAIQVSGTFGSRQEEAQRLGRILRPKERTSRFFTLITRNTVEEDFGSNRQKFLAEQGYSYRILRYINPQSLEELDEQSLEYGGCM; from the coding sequence ATGCCAAGAACAGATAATCCTTTAATAGTTCAGTCAAACAGAACACTCCTTTTGGATGTTCACGCGCCTCTTTCAGAAGAGTGCAGAAATGCGCTTATTCCCTTTGCAGAACTTGTTAGTTCACCGGAGCATCTTCATACTTACCAGATTACGCCTCTCTCGCTGTGGAACGCTGCCGGGGCAGGCTTTTCGGGTGAAGATGCGGTTGCTGTTCTTGAAAAATATTCACGCTATGATATTCCGCAGTCAGTCATTATGTGGATTAAGGAATCTGCCGGCCGTTTTGGAAAACTCAGGCTTGTTCCGGCTCCTTCAGAGAAAAATTTTCAGACAGGAGAAGACGAAGAATTTCTGTATCTTGTTTCGGAATCGCCTTATGTTTACAAAGAAATAGAAGCAAACCCTGCGGCAAAAAAAATGCTTGTTCCGTGTGAGTACATTGCGCCTGAAAACGCGCTTAAGAATGTTACGCAGAATGAAATGCGCTATTGCTTTAAGCTTCTTCTTACCGACCGCGGAACAATAAAGCAGAATCTTCTTAAACTTGGCTGGCCTGTAAAAGATGATGTTCCGCTTGTGGACGGTGAACCGCTTGAATTTTCTCTCAGAAAAACAACACTTTCGGGAAAGAAGTTTGAAATCCGCAGATACCAGAGTGAAGCAGCGCAGTCAATTGTAGGTGACCGCGGACCGGGAACTGGTTTTGGAACAATAGTGCTTCCGTGTGGTGCAGGAAAAACTATTGTTGGAATCACAATAATGGATATGCTTCGGACAAATACTCTGATTGTGACAACAAATATTTCTGCCGTGCACCAGTGGATTTCTGAACTTCTTGACAAGACAACACTTACAAAAGAGCAGATTTCGGAATATACCGGTGAGTCAAAAACAATTTGTCCTGTTACGGTTGCCACTTACCAGATTTTAACATGGCGTCCCGAAAAGACCGGACCTTACCCGCATTTTTCGCTTTTCAGAAAAAAAGGCTGGGGACTTGTAATTTATGATGAAGTACACATGCTTCCGGCTCCGGTATTCAGAGTTGCGGCAGAACTTCAAGCTGTACGCCGCGTTGGACTTACTGCAACTCTTGTTCGCGAAGACGGCTGCGAGGGACACGTATTTTCTCTTGTAGGACCAAAGCGTTATGATGTTCCGTGGAAAGAACTTGAGCGCGACAAATGGATTGCCTCTGCAGAATGTGTCGAAGTAAGACTTGATCTGGACTCGTCAAAAGAAATTGAATATGCCGTTGCCGGTTCAAGAATAAAGCACAGAATCGCAAGTGAAAATCCTGTAAAAACAGAAGTCGTGCGCGAACTTGTAACAAAATACAGTGAAGATAAAATTCTTGTCATAGGCCAGTATATTGACCAGCTGCAGAAATTGTCGCAGGAACTTAATGCTCCCATAATTACTGGAAAAACTCCGAATGCCGAACGCGACAGAATTTATTCAGAATTCCGCAACGGAACAATACGTGTTCTTGTTGTAAGCAAGGTTGCAAATTTTGCCATAGATTTGCCTGATGCCAGTATTGCAATCCAGGTAAGCGGAACATTCGGTTCGCGTCAGGAAGAAGCACAGCGTCTTGGAAGAATTCTGCGGCCAAAGGAACGCACGTCGCGTTTTTTTACACTTATTACGCGCAACACTGTCGAAGAAGATTTTGGAAGCAACCGCCAGAAATTTCTTGCAGAACAGGGATACTCTTACAGAATACTGCGTTATATCAATCCTCAGAGTCTTGAAGAACTTGATGAACAATCTCTTGAATACGGAGGCTGCATGTGA
- a CDS encoding ABC transporter permease codes for MISGILIEGLIYGIMVLGLFTTFRVLNFCDMTVDGSFPMGACVLAACLGAGIPVAGALLISFVAGLAAGLITSLIYTKLRIPDLLAGILTMTMLYSVNLRIMSNRANVSFLRTPTLFSKIIDGMYELFPAVENPDWGIVVFLILFVAALKILLDIFFHTDMGLTMGALGSNPQLVISQGVNPDVLRTIGICFGNGLAALAGSFAAMYNGFADVGMGTGTVVSGLASLMLGEFVLRSNRIGLQTFRVLIGSCIYRALMILARTYGHYINLTPNDLKLVTGILIILCLITTKLKIKKRSTEEK; via the coding sequence ATGATTTCAGGAATCTTAATTGAAGGCTTAATCTACGGAATAATGGTGCTGGGACTCTTTACGACGTTCCGTGTTTTGAATTTCTGCGACATGACGGTCGACGGTTCTTTTCCTATGGGAGCATGTGTTCTGGCCGCCTGTCTGGGTGCAGGAATTCCTGTTGCTGGTGCGCTGCTCATTTCTTTTGTGGCAGGACTTGCGGCAGGACTTATAACAAGTCTTATTTACACAAAGCTGCGTATTCCGGATCTTCTGGCCGGAATTCTTACGATGACAATGCTTTATTCCGTTAACTTAAGAATTATGTCAAACAGGGCAAATGTTTCTTTTTTAAGAACACCAACACTTTTTTCAAAAATTATTGACGGCATGTACGAACTGTTCCCGGCAGTAGAAAATCCTGACTGGGGAATTGTTGTTTTTCTGATTCTGTTTGTTGCCGCTCTTAAAATTCTTCTGGACATTTTTTTTCATACAGACATGGGACTTACAATGGGCGCGCTCGGTTCCAATCCGCAGCTGGTAATTTCGCAGGGAGTAAATCCTGATGTTCTGCGCACAATCGGAATATGTTTCGGAAACGGACTTGCAGCCCTTGCAGGTTCTTTTGCCGCAATGTACAACGGTTTTGCCGATGTGGGAATGGGAACAGGAACTGTTGTAAGCGGACTTGCTTCCCTTATGCTGGGTGAATTTGTTCTGCGTTCAAACAGAATAGGACTGCAGACATTCAGGGTTCTGATAGGTTCGTGCATTTACCGTGCGCTTATGATTCTTGCAAGAACATACGGCCACTACATTAATCTTACGCCAAACGACCTTAAGCTGGTTACCGGAATATTGATTATTCTGTGTCTCATCACAACGAAACTTAAGATTAAAAAAAGATCAACAGAGGAAAAGTAA
- a CDS encoding single-stranded DNA-binding protein — protein sequence MNALNQIIIEGNVVRQPEKKEFQNGIKVCTVPIAVNRYYKTQNGQSAEEVSFFDISTFGQLADACEKWCPKGRGIRVVGRLKQDSWKNEEGKTRSKISIIAEHVEFKPFFKKNDSGSEESAGGPGSADREKASPSKKQKLAMLAEAAEAAQHESEDEIEF from the coding sequence ATGAACGCACTCAACCAAATTATCATCGAAGGCAATGTAGTGAGACAGCCCGAAAAAAAGGAATTCCAAAACGGAATAAAAGTCTGCACCGTCCCAATTGCGGTTAACCGTTACTACAAAACGCAGAACGGTCAGAGCGCAGAAGAAGTTTCATTCTTTGACATTTCAACGTTCGGTCAGCTGGCAGATGCCTGCGAGAAATGGTGCCCCAAAGGAAGGGGAATCCGCGTCGTAGGAAGACTAAAGCAGGACTCCTGGAAAAACGAAGAAGGAAAGACGCGCAGTAAGATTTCGATTATTGCCGAGCATGTAGAATTCAAACCGTTCTTTAAGAAAAATGACAGCGGTTCAGAAGAGAGTGCAGGTGGCCCCGGAAGTGCAGACAGAGAAAAGGCATCTCCTTCAAAAAAACAGAAACTGGCCATGCTTGCCGAAGCCGCAGAAGCTGCCCAGCATGAAAGCGAGGATGAAATAGAATTCTAA
- a CDS encoding helicase-associated domain-containing protein, translating into MNISPKVQKIIDWRESFSILPDDYFFEIVRMYLGEVKTPYNKQKLIEELGAFIRKDENRRNIIALLDSSDIKLLSAVWLLPSCDEKKLESFLEPQFSLAEVYERVANLSERLVLYRVADKKSGNVQIKINPLLEDELSSMLGMNALVSSSENFTPSDSESFALSNEFFAVLVSYLVTNKKLCRSDGALKKHPAEELKNIFGSDRTAVIETLVRSMTNLSLLADSDSGLEIKWNVLSQFAGLSFQNRIAYLCAAVTRFSRRTLIMYAQLLTDALYSVQKKYVTRADLKKIIFVLKEKTGGHELFGAGRVSELLRRAQSLQDDTSLSDSGISDLVIDNAVKFGVLEVAGKNEQGEDLFKVSEQFINPQQSEGESVQPLSVDAAFSVSVMPGASLTQLLELVKFANAVQFDTVSAFTVSRSSVMRGFGLGMNAEKIISVLQKMSPYPVPQNLCVSVEEWYSSFNSAGLYKGYILRIPPESEKAVLKNPNFAPFVRETIAPGIILLDFDCDETACRIIQKAGLDFVSGIKSEPQKQDPAGFSEIYCGGSYTDIFSAQKASQTSSENSAALVIEQLKEVLSSMKMSAEQKECLLERIERRVIVNPVQLRAESVRFEVLEAGGMDYTGKIHVIESAVQGGSLLEIELEDSPVPLIGRPVHLNKISGGAELYLATTASDEPLVISVSAAVRVKKIRGSAFIAKECGRS; encoded by the coding sequence GTGAATATTTCACCGAAGGTTCAGAAAATAATTGACTGGCGCGAAAGTTTTTCTATTCTTCCCGATGATTATTTTTTTGAAATTGTCAGAATGTATCTTGGCGAAGTAAAGACTCCCTACAACAAGCAGAAGCTCATTGAAGAACTGGGTGCTTTTATACGCAAAGATGAAAACCGTCGGAACATAATTGCGCTTTTGGATAGCAGCGATATAAAACTGCTTTCGGCTGTTTGGCTGCTTCCTTCGTGTGATGAAAAAAAACTGGAATCTTTTCTGGAACCGCAGTTTTCACTTGCGGAAGTTTACGAACGTGTAGCAAATCTTTCGGAACGTCTTGTACTTTACCGTGTTGCAGATAAGAAGAGCGGTAATGTTCAGATAAAAATAAATCCTCTTTTGGAAGATGAATTGTCTTCCATGCTCGGAATGAATGCGCTTGTTTCTTCTTCAGAAAATTTTACTCCTTCGGATTCTGAATCTTTTGCATTAAGCAATGAATTTTTTGCAGTGCTTGTTTCATATCTTGTTACAAACAAAAAATTGTGCCGTTCAGACGGTGCGCTTAAAAAACATCCGGCAGAAGAACTTAAAAATATTTTTGGCTCTGACAGAACGGCGGTGATAGAAACACTTGTCAGGAGCATGACAAATCTTTCTCTTCTGGCAGATTCAGATTCGGGACTGGAAATAAAATGGAATGTTCTGAGTCAGTTTGCTGGACTTTCTTTTCAGAACAGAATTGCGTATCTTTGTGCGGCTGTAACAAGGTTTTCCAGACGCACGCTCATAATGTATGCCCAGCTTTTGACAGATGCCTTGTATTCTGTTCAGAAAAAATATGTTACCCGCGCTGATTTAAAAAAAATTATTTTTGTTCTCAAAGAAAAAACGGGCGGTCATGAACTGTTTGGCGCGGGGCGTGTTTCAGAACTCCTGCGGCGAGCGCAGTCTTTGCAGGACGACACATCTCTTTCTGACAGTGGAATTTCCGATTTGGTTATAGACAATGCCGTGAAATTTGGTGTCCTTGAAGTTGCCGGTAAAAATGAACAGGGTGAGGATCTTTTTAAAGTGTCGGAACAGTTTATAAATCCGCAGCAGTCCGAAGGCGAAAGCGTACAGCCGCTTAGTGTAGATGCTGCATTTTCTGTTTCTGTAATGCCCGGTGCTTCCCTTACGCAACTTCTTGAACTTGTAAAATTTGCCAATGCAGTTCAGTTTGACACGGTGAGTGCATTTACCGTTTCACGTTCTTCTGTCATGCGCGGCTTTGGTCTTGGAATGAATGCAGAAAAAATAATTTCTGTTCTGCAAAAAATGTCTCCTTATCCTGTTCCGCAGAATCTTTGCGTTTCTGTAGAAGAATGGTATTCGTCCTTTAATTCAGCGGGACTTTACAAAGGGTACATTCTGCGCATTCCGCCTGAAAGTGAAAAAGCTGTTCTTAAAAATCCCAATTTTGCGCCTTTTGTAAGGGAAACAATAGCACCCGGAATTATTCTTCTTGATTTTGACTGCGATGAAACAGCATGCAGAATTATTCAGAAAGCAGGACTTGATTTTGTTTCAGGAATAAAATCTGAACCTCAAAAACAAGATCCGGCAGGTTTCAGTGAAATTTATTGCGGTGGTTCGTACACGGATATTTTTTCTGCCCAAAAAGCATCGCAGACTTCTTCTGAAAATTCTGCTGCTTTGGTGATAGAGCAGCTTAAAGAAGTTCTGTCTTCCATGAAAATGAGCGCAGAGCAAAAAGAGTGCCTCCTTGAGCGCATAGAACGCCGGGTTATTGTAAACCCTGTTCAGTTGCGTGCAGAAAGTGTGCGCTTTGAAGTTCTTGAAGCCGGCGGAATGGACTACACAGGTAAAATTCATGTCATTGAAAGTGCTGTTCAGGGAGGCAGTCTTTTGGAAATAGAACTGGAAGATTCTCCTGTTCCGCTTATAGGACGGCCCGTTCATTTAAATAAAATAAGCGGCGGCGCAGAACTTTATCTTGCAACCACCGCTTCTGATGAGCCTCTGGTAATTTCTGTAAGCGCTGCAGTCCGTGTAAAAAAGATTCGCGGTTCAGCTTTTATTGCAAAAGAATGCGGTCGCTCGTAA